From the Primulina tabacum isolate GXHZ01 chromosome 3, ASM2559414v2, whole genome shotgun sequence genome, one window contains:
- the LOC142539188 gene encoding GATA transcription factor 7-like, giving the protein MDVTVERSDSRLDGDFGAEDEEFDMNLSHFWDFPLEDVRADVFVGDWDDSSLERLGPMTLDAMMPPTIQRPKVDTFPMDAHMDDSHKPKQLLDYVGIASGPCVLNQNASAETRESGAFQTQSPDSVVESSSSCFTGIFGAIPGQPRSRTVKTRPRLNPWNLMSPWHSAKPGSGRTSNHQKNKGRKKVLGDAVYSLQSSDAAKKLHSGSTKKCAHCEITKTPQWREGPLGPKTLCNACGVRYRSGRLFPEYRPAASPTFVPDLHSNSHRKVLEMRNIATPHARKMDESGVLAVRI; this is encoded by the exons ATGGATGTAACTGTCGAACGTTCCGATAGTCGTTTGGACGGAGATTTCGGTGCTGAGGACGAAGAGTTTGACATGAATTTATCCCATTTTTGGGATTTCCCATTGGAGGACGTGAGAGCCGATGTATTTGTTGGAGATTGGGACGATAGTAGTTTGGAGCGTCTTGGACCGATGACGTTGGACGCAATGATGCCGCCTACTATCCAACGTCCAAAAGTTGATACTTTCCCAATGGATGCACAT ATGGATGATTCTCACAAACCAAAGCAGCTGCTAGACTATGTTGGAATCGCCTCTGGGCCATGTGTTCTTAATCAGAATGCATCAGCCGAGACACGAGAGTCGGGTGCATTCCAGACACAAAGCCCTGACTCTGTTGTTGAAAGCAGTAGCTCGTGCTTCACTGGAATTTTTGGTGCCATTCCCGGGCAACCGAGATCTAGAACAGTCAAAACACGCCCACGTCTAAATCCATGGAATCTGATGTCTCCTTGGCACTCTGCGAAACCTGGCTCTGGAAGGACCTCAAATCACCAAAAAAATAAAGGGAGGAAGAAAGTACTTGGAGACGCTGTATATTCGTTGCAATCATCAGATGCTGCGAAGAAACTTCATTCAGGTTCAACTAAAAAATGCGCTCATTGCGAAATTACAAAAACCCCACAATGGAGAGAGGGGCCGCTGGGGCCGAAGACATTGTGCAATGCTTGTGGTGTTCGGTATCGATCAGGACGTTTATTCCCCGAGTATCGACCTGCAGCAAGCCCTACATTTGTTCCAGATCTTCATTCAAATTCCCACAGGAAAGTCTTGGAGATGAGAAACATAGCCACACCACATGCAAGGAAAATGGATGAGTCCGGGGTGTTGGCCGTTCGGATTTGA